A genomic region of Lodderomyces elongisporus chromosome 5, complete sequence contains the following coding sequences:
- the MLP1 gene encoding Protein mlp1, translating into MGDANQLNEEQKSRPNNSSYDSGENDGNHENDLSSKTALASKTATKEEDEEVEEVGQEKENEKSNSINISDSTSNVKQSIDSKEVLGGTKSVNAVGSNSFMEHNPNLIEEGDTSMQEEPNTSVLLPLPPDKTTYNTPSKVLPPLKDQDIITTPKSFHVARDVIAGEDDSQNFGAVSSPVSLVNKGVESRNNRKSLIYKEEISKIINSAISRIIPIERATTTTSSSSSSSSSSSSSSTQEVVDSIAETLTNLINSGSQNQQYLESDSSSTIKIELEEVKSKFSAADNDNIRLKEENDMLESKLQSSQQQSKELQHVIEDLQDKIRHSAKSFAELNRKFAESKDTCSQQESHYLSKLEQLTSSNVEQNRKLASLVEELNTREKENFANKLELTKAKSELSFLRNESKWLHEELQSSQQKYSEALKQSGQTQSSTDSAMLNTQSKLKNAEQLIKSHETELLQLNSSLAAETKKNTDLEVRLKKIETQSLLDINAKQELIDLMKIQSRQRESRIKELEEYVNQISKNSDEAFKHLELSVSEKDDEIAVLQEKLQRVEEALAADMAQTLSGENSEQTFASGYGSSSEFDSGSGPGQISLLYSEFIHVKKELTLERMQKEKLEGELEEFVFEMDSLKRALGDFNAQKQYYESVRSDLQDQITILQNEKLELEKSQRHFRAVQKDNDLEVQRLKQTLKDLGRQLCFSLIHTKIRDNHEEPLSLAEKTFIENVIDRTGNDEEFAESDTSKLISERLLEFKDLIELRQRNEELLSAVRELSTRLESGEAAQNSAEIAAIDEAQETILMLQNELESTCNKMSLLVKERDALEKIVRERGSGDAGNDKSNGLSIANFGHNEVENEEKEKIRIKMEKQLEQKQKQIGEEKDEKEREEVDKELSQVILQLREVKDARDKLKVELAAQVRAVEQAEFKVQSLQRTNDRLSSDIEHANQQVNFWNKQFEKLEGQLNEKALLMSGLEAKLNEKETTVKSLCLEKDFALSMQKSLESTIVELRQDKKIMNEQFAVLQSTAETKNSELAKLAQKLDDSESERLAIQRKLNERESKISILTDQRDMSMKSQQVKLEQINDLSSQLLHARKELSQMQAIVSELSPDSASQSVARQQMEDELKEYGDRISELTNQLKDKNETILEATTKFEKELSSMSEKLKSKETEKVAADGEITRLNGVISSKIQEMENMKKQYTTELDETVAKLKAAESKTKSSQSVEDELKKTIEDLQDQRDISKGLEQKIREYHTQVSTLVQQINAYKSDSDSNQELIQSLQDQLEQVRATRKDEENQILSQKLELQTENAELLKKIEELQGQNTLLLNQLELSSSSNQETNPSGEKSQDIAQIISFLRREKESSDEKLPKLEEENVALKIKLENLQNKVNNFNAGAPSASINLTVNNEQQKQIQMQLDQLKSFKESNSVLVNENLKKNQELVNLNSEVTKIKSELEKITQLYNNQLSHLSVEQQRVKLFSDENVRLKQILSANSRTSEQTKSPAPEIAKMQEQMDKLKTKANDRIAVLRRELDGKDGIVKAKEAEIEKIKQELQAANAKEQNKSVNGDSKDVEKKLADVNRELKTVKEESAKLVGEKNELVKQLATLKAQNMKSGSTAGKSVTTPTAAAVVGGATTAAGATAAGATAAGATAAGATAAAVKNGEVPKLEAQIRELKQSLEKMQQESQKKLDEEKSKTRLEVEKKFEFKLRLLTRKVEKYEKELLPNKNNTVASAPPVANDALLSKDKDKPTTSVAATGGQSNKIMHNNPKQTTGFTFNSVSQNIPSKPLQQQPPQNIPSKPLQPQQQQQQQQQQQQQQQQQQQQQPQQQQPQQQQPQQQQQQQQQQQKHSTASITSASPANVPHPNKGTSTQSSLGSAQVSGTLAPTVTQASPSSMVGGQFSNSIPANDKSNAETSSATLNSPVFGSLQAKPAINNQANSLLNVTTRPFGQSVQSTQPTQPIQMPNTVSTSTLPKNAKPQVKTLNIAPSGSPDKAAIPAVTRPKVATIPSRQDKETQGATKRTSDYERPKVKKTKKE; encoded by the coding sequence ATGGGAGATGCTAATCAATTGAATGAAGAACAGAAGCTGCGGCCAAACAACTCAAGTTATGATCTGGGGGAGAACGATGGAAATCATGAGAACGATTTGTCTAGTAAAACTGCGTTAGCGTCAAAGACcgcaacaaaagaagaagatgaagaagtagaagaagtgggacaggaaaaagagaatgagAAAAGTAATTCAATCAATATCAGTGACTCAACATCCAATGTCAAGCAATCGATTGATTCTAAAGAGGTTTTGGGTGGTACAAAATCTGTAAATGCTGTTGGTTCCAATTCCTTTATGGAACATAATCCCAACTTAATAGAAGAAGGCGACACGCTGATGCAAGAGGAGCCAAATACTTCAGTTTTACTTCCACTCCCGCCTGACAAGACTACATATAATACTCCGTCTAAGGTGCTCCCACCATTGAAGGACCAAGATATCATTACAACACCTAAATCCTTTCACGTAGCGAGAGATGTTATTGCTGGTGAAGATGATTCGCAAAATTTTGGTGCAGTCAGTTCTCCAGTATCACTTGTAAACAAAGGAGTTGAAAGTCGAAATAACAGGAAATCTTTGATTTACAAAGAGGAGATATCGAAAATTATAAACTCTGCAATTTCGCGTATTATTCCAATTGaaagagcaacaacaacgacatcatcatcatcatcatcatcatcatcatcatcttcatcgtctACACAAGAAGTGGTTGACTCTATAGCTGAGACCTTGACGAATTTGATCAATTCAGGCAGTCAAAATCAGCAGTATTTGGAACTGGACTCATCCTCGACTATCAAGATCGAGCTTGAAGAAGTCAAATCCAAGTTCAGTGCTGCCGATAATGATAACATCAGATTGAAAGAGGAGAATGATATGTTGGAGAGCAAATTGCAGAGttctcaacaacaaagtaaaGAACTCCAGCATGTGATTGAAGATTTGCAAGACAAAATACGACATCTGGCAAAATCTTTTGCGGAACTAAATCGCAAATTTGCCGAGCTGAAGGACACCTGTAGTCAACAAGAATCGCATTATTTATCAAAGCTTGAACAGCTTACTTCTTCGAATGTTGAACAAAATCGGAAACTTGCATCTCTTGTTGAAGAGTTGAATACTCGCGAGAAGGAaaattttgcaaacaaaTTGGAATTGACAAAAGCGAAAAGTGAATTATCGTTTCTCCGAAATGAATCTAAATGGTTACATGAAGAGCTTCAATCAAGCCAGCAAAAGTATTCAGAGGCACTCAAACAAAGCGGCCAAACACAATCTTCAACTGATTCAGCAATGTTAAATACGCAATCCAAGTTGAAAAATGCCGAGCAACTAATTAAATCACACGAAACTGAACTTTTACAACTCAATTCCTCATTGGCAGCTGAAACTAAGAAAAACACAGACCTTGAAGTCAGactaaagaaaattgaGACTCAATCGCTATTGGATATAAACGCAAAGCAAGAGTTGATTGATTTGATGAAAATACAATCAAGACAACGAGAGTCGAGGATAAAGGAACTTGAGGAGTATGTAAATCAAATACTGAAGAATTCAGATGAGGCGTTTAAACATTTGGAGTTATCAGTTTCcgaaaaagatgatgaaattgCTGTTTTGCAAGAAAAGCTTCAAAGAGTAGAGGAAGCTCTTGCCGCGGATATGGCCCAAACTCTATCTGGAGAAAATAGCGAACAAACTTTTGCAAGTGGCTATGGTTCTAGTTCTGAATTTGATTCTGGTTCCGGTCCTGGTCAGAtatctttactttactCTGAATTTATACACGTCAAAAAAGAGCTCACATTGGAAAGaatgcaaaaagaaaaattagaaGGAGAGTTGGAAGAGTTTGTGTTTGAAATGGACTCGTTAAAGAGGGCGCTTGGAGATTTCAATGCTCAAAAACAGTATTACGAATCAGTCAGGCTGGATTTGCAGGACCAGATTAcgattttgcaaaatgagAAATTGGAGTTGGAAAAATCTCAGCGACACTTTAGAGCTGTACAAAAGGATAATGATTTGGAAGTACAAAGATTGAAACAGACACTCAAAGATTTGGGTCGTCAACTTTGTTTCAGTTTGATTCACACTAAAATTCGTGATAACCATGAGGAGCCACTTTCTTTGGCTgaaaaaacatttattgAAAATGTTATTGATCGTACTGGAAACGATGAAGAATTTGCCGAGTCAGATACAAGCAAATTGATTTCTGAAAGATTATTGGAATTCAAGGACCTCATAGAGCTTAGAcaaagaaatgaagaattGTTAAGTGCAGTTAGAGAATTATCAACGAGATTGGAAAGTGGTGAAGCGGCTCAAAACTCTGCAGAAATTGCAGCCATCGACGAAGCTCAAGAAACCATCTTGATGCTTCAAAATGAGTTGGAAAGTACATGTAACAAGATGTCTTTGTTGGTCAAGGAGCGCGATGctttggaaaaaattgttAGAGAAAGAGGTAGTGGTGATGCTGGAAATGACAAAAGTAATGGATTGAGTATAGCTAATTTTGGTCATAATGAAgtagaaaatgaagaaaaagaaaaaataaggataaagatggaaaaacaactagaacaaaaacaaaaacaaataggagaagaaaaggacgaaaaagaaagagaagaagttgATAAAGAATTAAGTCAAGTTATTCTACAGTTACGCGAAGTTAAGGATGCTAGAGACAAATTGAAAGTTGAATTAGCTGCACAGGTGCGAGCAGTAGAGCAAGCAGAGTTTAAAGTGCAATCTTTGCAAAGAACAAATGACCGATTGCTGTCTGATATAGAACATGCCAACCAGCAAGTAAATTTTTGGAACAAAcagtttgaaaaattggagGGACaattaaatgaaaaagcTTTGTTGATGCTGGGTTTGGAAGCAaaattaaatgaaaaagaaacaactgTAAAATCACTTTGTTTAGAGAAGGACTTTGCTTTATCGATGCAGAAATCACTTGAATCGACTATTGTTGAATTGagacaagacaaaaagaTTATGAATGAACAATTTGCAGTGTTGCAACTGACAGCGGAAACCAAGAATTCTGAATTAGCGAAATTGGCTCAAAAATTGGACGACCTGGAGAGTGAGCGTCTTGCTATACAACGTAAATTGAATGAGCGTGAAAGCAAGATTCTGATCTTGACTGACCAAAGAGATATGTCGATGAAGTCGCAACAAGTGAAATTAGAGCAGATAAATGATTTGAGTTCGCAGTTGTTGCATGCAAGGAAGGAATTGTCACAGATGCAAGCAATAGTTCTGGAATTGCTGCCTGATTCAGCTTCACAAAGCGTCGCTAGACAACAGATGGAGGATGAGTTGAAAGAATATGGTGACAGAATATCAGAGTTGACGAATCAGTTGaaagataaaaatgaaactaTACTTGAAGCTACgacaaaatttgaaaaagagttgAGTTCTATGTCGGAGAAACtcaaaagtaaagaaactGAAAAAGTTGCTGCAGATGGGGAAATTACCCGATTGAATGGAGTTATCTCTTCCAAGATTCAAGAGATGGAAAATATGAAGAAGCAATACACAACGGAGCTCGACGAGACGGTTGCAAAATTAAAGGCTGCAGAgtccaaaacaaaatctaGTCAAagtgttgaagatgaattgaagaaaacaattgaGGATTTGCAAGACCAAAGGGATATCTCCAAGGGTTTGGAGCAAAAGATTCGTGAATATCATACTCAAGTTTCAACTTTGGTGCAACAGATTAATGCGTACAAGTCAGACTCTGACTCAAATCAAGAATTAATACAATCGTTACAAGATCAGTTAGAGCAAGTACGTGCAACACGAAAGGATGAGGAAAATCAAATTTTGTCTCAGAAGCTCGAATTGCAAACAGAAAATGCGGAattattgaagaagataGAAGAGCTTCAAGGTCAAAACACATTATTACTTAACCAATTAGAGTTATCAAGTAGTTCCaaccaagaaacaaatcCATCTGGAGAAAAATCTCAAGACATTGCGCAAATCATAAGCTTTTTGCGTCGTGAAAAGGAAAGCAGTGACGAGAAGTTACCTAAATTGGAAGAGGAAAATGTTGCTTTGAAAATCAAGTTGGAGAACttgcaaaacaaagtaaaTAACTTTAATGCTGGTGCTCCCTCTGCTTCTATAAATCTTACCGTTAATAAcgaacaacaaaaacaaattcaaatgcAGTTGGATCAATTGAAGCTGTTCAAGGAAAGTAATAGTGTTTTGGTGaatgaaaatttgaaaaagaatcaagAGTTAGTTAATTTGAATAGTGAAGTGACAAAGATTAAGTCTGAGTTGGAAAAAATTACGCAACTATACAACAACCAATTATCACATCTTAGTGTTGAGCAACAAAGAGTTAAATTATTCAGTGATGAGAATGTACGTCTTAAACAGATTCTTTCTGCTAATTCTCGAACTTCCGAGCAAACCAAATCTCCAGCACCAGAGATTGCCAAAATGCAGGAGCAAATGGATAAATTAAAGACAAAGGCCAATGATAGGATAGCGGTATTGAGAAGAGAGTTGGATGGTAAGGATGGAATTGTTAAGGCAAAGGAGgcagaaattgaaaagattaaaCAAGAATTGCAAGCAGCAAATGctaaagaacaaaataagAGTGTTAATGGCGACTCTAAAGATGTAGAGAAAAAGCTTGCCGATGTGAATAGAGAGCTTAAAACAGTTAAGGAGGAAAGTGCAAAATTGGTTGGCGAAAAGAATGAGTTGGTGAAGCAGTTGGCAACTTTGAAAGCTCAAAATATGAAGTCTGGCTCCACGGCAGGTAAATCAGTCACTACTCCGACTGCTGCTGCcgttgttggtggtgctactactgctgctggtgctactgctgctggtgctactgctgctggtgctactgctgctggtgctactgctgctgctgttaaAAATGGTGAAGTACCTAAATTGGAAGCTCAAATTCGAGAACTTAAACAATCTTTGGAAAAAATGCAACAAGAATctcaaaagaaattggatGAGGAGAAGAGCAAAACTAGATTGGAAGTGGAAAAGAAGTTTGAGTTTAAATTAAGACTTCTTACcagaaaagttgaaaagtaCGAAAAAGAACTATTACCAAATAAGAATAATACTGTTGCAAGCGCTCCTCCCGTTGCCAATGATGCGTTGCTTAGTAAGGATAAAGACAAACCTACTACTTCAGTTGCCGCCACTGGAGGACAATCAAATAAGATTATGCATAATAATCCTAAACAAACAACCGGCTTTACTTTCAATTCAGTATCACAAAATATCCCATCGAAAcctcttcaacaacaacctccaCAAAATATCCCATCAAAACCACttcaacctcaacaacaacaacaacaacaacaacaacaacaacaacaacaacaacaacaacaacaacaacaacctcaacaacaacaacctcaacaacaacaacctcaacaacaacaacaacaacaacaacaacaacaaaaacattcTACAGCATCAATCACATCTGCAAGCCCAGCGAATGTGCCGCATCCAAATAAAGGTACTTCTACTCAATCGTCTTTAGGCTCAGCACAAGTTAGTGGTACATTAGCACCTACTGTAACACAAGCTTCACCATCCTCCATGGTTGGTGGACAATTTTCAAACTCGATTCCAGCTAATGATAAGTCGAATGCGGAAACTAGTTCTGCGACATTAAATCTGCCTGTTTTCGGATCATTGCAAGCAAAACCTGCAATAAATAATCAAGCAAACTCTTTGCTTAATGTTACTACAAGGCCATTTGGCCAGTCTGTTCAATCAACTCAGCCAACTCAGCCTATACAAATGCCAAATACTGTTTCTACATCTACATTACCAAAAAATGCAAAGCCACAAGTTAAGACCTTGAATATTGCCCCATCTGGTAGTCCAGATAAGGCAGCAATCCCAGCAGTAACGAGACCAAAAGTTGCCACCATACCATCTAGACAAGACAAGGAGACGCAAGGAGCGACGAAGCGCACATCTGACTATGAAAGACCTAAAgtcaagaaaacaaagaaggaGTAA